A genomic segment from Nocardia cyriacigeorgica GUH-2 encodes:
- a CDS encoding roadblock/LC7 domain-containing protein yields MNPDLGGSGTNRQLDWLVSNFANEVPGVAHAVLVSADGLLMAASAQLPVDRAEQLSAVTAGLASLSVGVSNLFEGGTVLQSVVEMEHGYLLLMAVGDGSYLAVLTNTSCDIGQVGYEMALLVERVGQTVQATPRVTMGS; encoded by the coding sequence ATGAACCCCGATCTAGGTGGTAGTGGTACGAACCGTCAGCTGGATTGGCTGGTTTCGAACTTCGCCAACGAGGTTCCTGGCGTAGCCCATGCCGTGCTGGTCTCGGCCGACGGTCTGCTGATGGCCGCGAGCGCGCAGCTGCCGGTCGATCGTGCCGAACAGCTATCGGCCGTCACCGCCGGGCTCGCCAGCCTGTCGGTGGGTGTGTCGAACCTGTTCGAAGGCGGCACCGTCCTGCAGTCCGTGGTCGAGATGGAGCACGGCTACCTCTTGCTGATGGCCGTCGGCGACGGCTCGTACCTTGCGGTCCTGACCAACACCTCGTGTGACATCGGTCAGGTGGGTTACGAGATGGCGTTGTTGGTCGAGCGTGTTGGCCAGACAGTTCAGGCCACTCCACGCGTCACGATGGGTTCCTGA
- a CDS encoding DUF742 domain-containing protein: protein MDIEDHGVGSAEPSLVRPYSLTAGRTRPKVELALEALVASHPVALERQFELTNIETSIVELCRESPSVAEVAARLGIPIGVARVLVADLIEAGHVRVSATLKDDSSDDERRELIERVLSGLRRI, encoded by the coding sequence ATGGACATAGAAGATCATGGTGTGGGGAGCGCCGAGCCCAGCCTCGTCCGCCCGTATTCGCTGACCGCGGGCCGTACCCGGCCCAAGGTCGAGCTCGCGCTGGAGGCCCTCGTCGCATCGCATCCGGTCGCCCTCGAGCGGCAGTTCGAACTGACCAACATCGAAACGTCCATCGTGGAGTTGTGCAGAGAATCGCCGTCCGTGGCTGAAGTTGCGGCTCGATTGGGTATACCCATCGGGGTGGCGCGTGTGCTCGTGGCAGATCTCATCGAAGCGGGGCACGTTCGCGTTTCGGCCACATTGAAAGACGACTCCAGCGACGATGAACGTCGCGAGCTGATCGAAAGGGTTCTCAGTGGACTCCGGCGTATTTGA
- a CDS encoding GTP-binding protein, with the protein MDSGVFDSTAQVDTRTAKPGSAKIVVAGGFGVGKTTLVGAVSEIVPLRTEALVTNASAGIDNLTGIPMKSTTTVAMDFGRISLADDLVLYLFGTPGQYRFWFMWDDLIRGAIGAVVLVDTRRLEDSFAAVDYFEARNLPFLVALNEFDDAPRYPIEDIRQALAVSGDVPIMSIDARRREPAKQALVALTEYALRKVMQGY; encoded by the coding sequence GTGGACTCCGGCGTATTTGATTCGACGGCGCAGGTCGATACCCGTACCGCCAAGCCGGGTTCGGCCAAGATTGTGGTCGCGGGTGGTTTCGGTGTGGGTAAAACGACATTGGTCGGCGCCGTCTCGGAGATCGTTCCGCTGCGCACCGAAGCGTTGGTCACCAACGCGAGTGCCGGAATCGATAATCTGACCGGCATTCCGATGAAATCGACCACCACGGTGGCGATGGACTTCGGCCGCATCAGCCTCGCGGACGACCTCGTCCTGTACCTATTCGGTACGCCCGGCCAGTACCGCTTCTGGTTCATGTGGGACGACCTGATCCGCGGTGCCATCGGCGCTGTGGTGCTGGTCGACACCCGCAGGCTGGAAGACAGCTTCGCCGCCGTCGACTACTTCGAAGCGCGCAACCTGCCGTTCCTGGTGGCGCTCAACGAGTTCGACGACGCGCCCCGCTACCCGATCGAGGACATCCGGCAGGCGCTGGCCGTCTCCGGTGATGTGCCGATCATGTCCATCGACGCCCGCCGCCGCGAACCGGCCAAGCAGGCGCTGGTGGCGCTCACCGAATACGCGCTGCGCAAGGTGATGCAGGGCTATTGA
- a CDS encoding acetyl-coenzyme A carboxylase carboxyl transferase subunits beta/alpha, whose product MGAGGQRRSGSSVGDGAGSGRICAAEFLEALLDPGTFRSWDRPPLAVDASPRYRDELRAAAERAGTDESVRTGEGLLRGRRVAVIACEFGFLAGSIGVAAAERIVTAVERATDLGLPLIASPTSGGTRMQEGTVAFVQMVKIAGAVAAHKSAGYPYLVYLRDPTMGGVFASWGSLGHMTFAQPGAMIGFLGPRVYQALYDQPFPSGVQTAENLYRHGVIDGVVGLSVFRRIAHRALSVLSGVPDPDAAPPVSPLGSLGIDSSGAALGNQAAEDAWQSVLSSRRSDRPGLRELLRHVTQRVPLSGTGQGETDRTVVLALARFRGQPCVVFGHDRAGQVGENTMGPAALREARRSMQLAQELGVPLVLVIDTVGAALSKEAEERGLAPEIARCISDLVTLDTPTISVLLGQGTGGGALALLPADRVLAATHGWLAPLPPEGASAIVHRDTGHAPELARSQGIRAADLRAAGIVDRIVAEKPDAADEPIEFARRMVAAIGSELAGLRAMPLDELRAARHLRYRRLGLPRAD is encoded by the coding sequence ATCGGCGCCGGCGGGCAGCGACGCAGCGGTTCGTCGGTAGGCGACGGCGCGGGATCGGGGAGGATCTGCGCCGCCGAATTCCTCGAAGCGTTGCTCGATCCGGGCACGTTCCGCAGCTGGGACCGGCCACCACTGGCCGTGGACGCGTCCCCGCGCTATCGCGATGAGCTGCGCGCTGCGGCGGAACGCGCCGGTACCGATGAATCGGTGCGCACCGGCGAAGGCCTGCTGCGCGGCCGCCGGGTAGCCGTGATCGCCTGCGAGTTCGGCTTTCTCGCGGGTTCGATCGGTGTTGCGGCGGCCGAACGCATCGTCACCGCTGTCGAGCGGGCGACCGATCTCGGCCTGCCGCTGATCGCCTCACCGACCTCCGGCGGTACCCGAATGCAAGAGGGCACCGTCGCTTTCGTGCAGATGGTCAAGATCGCCGGTGCGGTCGCCGCACACAAATCGGCCGGTTATCCCTATCTGGTGTATCTGCGCGACCCGACGATGGGCGGCGTCTTCGCCTCCTGGGGATCACTGGGCCACATGACCTTCGCCCAGCCCGGCGCCATGATCGGCTTCCTCGGGCCGCGGGTGTATCAGGCCCTTTATGACCAGCCGTTTCCGAGCGGTGTGCAGACGGCGGAGAATTTGTACCGGCACGGCGTCATCGACGGGGTCGTGGGGCTTTCGGTCTTCCGGCGGATCGCGCATCGGGCGTTGAGTGTGCTGAGCGGGGTGCCGGATCCCGATGCGGCGCCGCCTGTTTCGCCGCTCGGCTCGCTTGGCATCGACTCGAGTGGTGCCGCGCTGGGGAATCAAGCTGCTGAGGATGCTTGGCAGTCGGTGCTGAGCTCCCGCCGCTCCGACCGCCCCGGTCTCCGTGAACTGCTACGCCATGTGACGCAACGGGTTCCGCTCAGCGGCACCGGCCAGGGCGAGACCGACCGGACGGTGGTGCTGGCCTTGGCGCGATTCCGCGGTCAGCCCTGCGTCGTATTCGGTCACGACCGGGCCGGGCAGGTGGGGGAGAACACCATGGGGCCGGCGGCGTTGCGGGAGGCGCGGCGCAGTATGCAGCTGGCGCAGGAGTTGGGGGTGCCGTTGGTGCTGGTGATCGATACCGTCGGCGCGGCGCTGTCGAAGGAGGCCGAGGAGCGGGGGCTGGCTCCCGAGATCGCGCGGTGCATCTCCGATCTCGTCACGCTGGATACTCCCACCATCTCGGTCCTGCTCGGCCAGGGCACCGGCGGCGGCGCGCTGGCCCTGCTGCCGGCCGACCGGGTGCTGGCCGCGACGCACGGCTGGCTCGCCCCGCTGCCGCCGGAGGGTGCGAGTGCGATCGTGCATCGCGATACCGGCCACGCTCCGGAACTGGCCCGCTCCCAAGGCATCCGGGCTGCCGACCTGCGGGCCGCCGGGATCGTCGACCGCATCGTCGCCGAAAAGCCGGATGCGGCAGACGAACCCATCGAGTTCGCCCGCCGCATGGTCGCCGCCATCGGCTCCGAGCTGGCCGGACTTCGTGCTATGCCGCTGGATGAGCTGCGAGCCGCCCGGCACCTGCGTTACCGCCGCCTCGGCCTCCCGCGCGCGGATTGA
- a CDS encoding helix-turn-helix transcriptional regulator — protein MSPVRRGETLPIYNRIAVLRAEHRMSRAALAEEVNVNVQTIGALERGDHYPSLDLALRICDVFDLPVEAVFSRTEFGPLSAELYSRTKGQK, from the coding sequence GTGAGCCCAGTAAGAAGAGGGGAAACCCTCCCGATCTACAACCGGATCGCGGTGCTGCGTGCCGAGCATCGAATGAGCCGGGCCGCGCTGGCCGAGGAGGTGAACGTCAACGTGCAGACCATCGGGGCGCTCGAACGCGGCGACCACTATCCGAGCCTCGACCTGGCCCTGCGCATCTGCGACGTGTTCGACCTGCCCGTCGAGGCCGTCTTCTCGCGCACCGAGTTCGGCCCGCTGTCGGCCGAGCTCTACTCCCGGACGAAAGGACAGAAATGA
- a CDS encoding aldo/keto reductase, whose amino-acid sequence MTFRSETCAIPSIVLNDGNVIPQLGFGVFQVPADDVFPVVTAALEAGYRSIDTAAIYGNEEGTGRAIRQSGIPRDEIYVTTKLWNSEQGYDSTLRAFDASMQRLGLDYLDLYLIHWPAPSADRFVDTFKAFKALKADGRVRSIGVSNFRIPDLERVIGETGEIPAVNQIELHPRLTQRELREYHAEHAIATEAWSPLGQGTLLDHKVITEIAGELDRTPAQVIIRWHLQLGNIVIPKSVTPSRIVSNFDVFGFELSGEQMAAISALDDGGRVGPDPSTFAAGLD is encoded by the coding sequence GTGACCTTCAGAAGCGAGACCTGCGCCATTCCCTCGATCGTGCTGAACGACGGGAACGTGATCCCGCAGCTCGGGTTCGGGGTGTTCCAAGTTCCGGCCGACGATGTCTTTCCCGTGGTCACGGCCGCCTTGGAGGCCGGGTACCGCAGCATCGACACCGCGGCGATCTACGGCAACGAGGAGGGAACCGGCCGGGCCATCCGCCAGTCCGGCATCCCGCGCGACGAGATCTACGTGACCACCAAGCTGTGGAACTCCGAACAGGGCTACGACTCCACGCTGCGCGCCTTCGACGCCAGCATGCAGCGGCTGGGCCTGGACTACCTCGATCTGTATCTGATCCACTGGCCCGCGCCGTCCGCGGATCGCTTCGTCGACACCTTCAAGGCGTTCAAGGCCCTCAAGGCCGACGGCCGGGTGCGTTCGATCGGGGTCTCGAATTTCCGGATCCCGGATCTGGAGCGGGTGATCGGGGAGACCGGCGAGATCCCCGCGGTCAACCAGATCGAGTTGCATCCCCGTCTCACCCAGCGTGAGCTGCGCGAATACCACGCCGAGCATGCGATCGCGACCGAGGCGTGGAGCCCGCTCGGCCAGGGCACGCTGCTCGACCACAAGGTGATCACCGAAATCGCCGGCGAGCTCGACCGCACCCCGGCGCAGGTGATCATCCGCTGGCATCTGCAGCTGGGCAATATCGTCATCCCGAAGTCGGTGACGCCGTCGCGGATCGTGTCGAACTTCGATGTGTTCGGCTTCGAACTGTCCGGTGAGCAGATGGCGGCGATCAGCGCCCTCGACGACGGCGGCCGCGTCGGCCCGGATCCGTCGACCTTCGCTGCCGGTCTGGACTAG
- a CDS encoding NAD(P)-binding domain-containing protein → MDYPILVIGAGQAGLSAGYHLRRRGLEPERDFLIVDHAPGPGGAWQFRWPSLTLTTVNRVHDLPGMSFAETLPDGSESAPAATAVPRYYELYEKRFDLRVRRQVTVKVVCDRRAHDDNPAESTDRGGVLHAETDSAGTIRVRGLINGTGTWEHPFIPRYRGAETFAGRQLHTRDYQTADEFAGKHVVVVGGGISAVQLLDEISQVTTTTWVTRTEPKFRETPFAEDDGRRAVAIVEDRVRRGLPPGSVVSVTGLPLDDRLRAARDRGVLHRLPMFDHIEPDGVRWADGTFQPAQVILWATGFRSALDHLAPLRLRGPGGGITMTGRLATQVAVDPRIHLIGYGPSASTIGANRAGRAAAVELAAYLGVGSR, encoded by the coding sequence GTGGATTACCCGATCCTGGTGATCGGCGCCGGGCAGGCCGGGTTGTCGGCGGGTTATCACCTGCGCAGGCGCGGGCTGGAGCCCGAACGCGACTTCCTGATCGTTGATCACGCGCCCGGCCCGGGTGGCGCCTGGCAGTTCCGCTGGCCCTCGCTGACGTTGACCACGGTGAACCGGGTGCACGATCTACCGGGGATGTCGTTCGCGGAGACCCTGCCCGACGGCTCGGAGTCGGCTCCCGCGGCGACCGCCGTCCCGCGCTACTACGAGCTCTACGAAAAGCGGTTCGACCTGCGGGTACGGCGGCAGGTGACGGTCAAGGTCGTCTGCGATCGCCGGGCGCACGATGACAATCCGGCCGAGTCCACCGATCGCGGCGGTGTGCTGCACGCGGAAACCGATTCGGCGGGCACCATCCGGGTCCGTGGCCTGATCAACGGCACCGGCACCTGGGAGCATCCGTTCATCCCGCGCTATCGGGGCGCGGAAACCTTCGCCGGACGTCAGCTGCACACGCGCGACTATCAGACCGCGGACGAGTTCGCGGGCAAGCATGTCGTGGTGGTCGGCGGCGGCATTTCGGCGGTACAGCTGCTCGACGAGATCTCCCAGGTCACCACGACCACCTGGGTGACCCGCACGGAACCGAAGTTCCGGGAGACCCCGTTCGCCGAGGACGACGGGCGGCGCGCGGTCGCCATCGTGGAAGACCGGGTGCGGCGCGGACTGCCGCCCGGTTCGGTGGTGTCGGTGACCGGCCTGCCGCTCGACGACCGGCTGCGCGCGGCCCGCGATCGCGGCGTCCTGCACCGGCTGCCGATGTTCGATCACATCGAACCCGACGGTGTGCGCTGGGCCGACGGGACGTTCCAGCCCGCGCAGGTCATCCTGTGGGCGACCGGATTCCGCAGCGCGCTCGACCATCTCGCGCCGCTGCGGCTACGCGGACCGGGCGGCGGCATCACCATGACCGGACGGCTGGCCACCCAGGTCGCGGTGGATCCGCGCATTCACCTCATCGGGTACGGGCCCTCGGCCAGCACCATCGGCGCCAATCGGGCCGGGCGGGCGGCAGCGGTCGAGTTGGCGGCCTATCTGGGCGTGGGCAGCCGCTAG
- a CDS encoding enoyl-CoA hydratase codes for MLGVSRDGDVVTIELQREQRRNALNIELVTQLRDAVLDAAEQARVIVLTGRGPIFSAGADLGGVYSEEFLDRLLEMLHTIESAPVPVISAINGAALGAGVQLALASDLRVLEPDSYIAIPAAKLGISVDRWTVRRLVSLIGGGPARTILLGAESVSAEDAYGFGFANRIGTLDDAQAWAKSIAELAPLSLRHLKLVLNDDGTRDPENAQQREALEAAWSSADAQEGRLARQEKRAAKFQGR; via the coding sequence ATGCTCGGTGTCAGCCGCGATGGTGACGTCGTCACCATCGAATTACAGCGCGAACAGCGCCGCAACGCCCTGAACATCGAGCTGGTCACGCAGCTGCGTGATGCGGTGCTCGATGCGGCCGAACAGGCACGGGTCATCGTGCTCACCGGACGAGGGCCGATCTTCAGTGCCGGCGCCGATCTCGGCGGGGTGTATTCCGAGGAGTTCCTCGACCGGCTGCTGGAGATGCTGCACACTATCGAATCGGCGCCGGTTCCGGTGATCTCGGCGATCAACGGCGCCGCCCTCGGTGCGGGTGTGCAGCTGGCGCTGGCTTCGGATCTGCGGGTGCTCGAACCGGATTCGTACATCGCCATTCCCGCCGCCAAGCTGGGCATCAGCGTCGACCGCTGGACGGTGCGCCGGCTGGTCTCGCTGATCGGCGGCGGCCCGGCCCGCACCATCCTGCTGGGTGCGGAGTCGGTGTCGGCCGAGGACGCCTACGGCTTCGGCTTCGCCAACCGGATCGGCACCCTCGACGACGCGCAGGCCTGGGCCAAGTCCATCGCCGAACTGGCGCCGCTGTCGCTGCGTCATCTCAAACTGGTGCTCAACGACGACGGCACCCGCGACCCGGAGAACGCCCAGCAGCGTGAGGCGCTGGAAGCGGCCTGGTCCAGCGCCGACGCCCAGGAGGGCCGCCTGGCCAGGCAAGAGAAGCGCGCGGCGAAATTCCAGGGGCGATGA
- a CDS encoding MBL fold metallo-hydrolase — MRMRRVVTTAAGALGLTWVARALWGLPTAMGASISAIQPYATGSTSYRNRQFHNTEPSSQIAPGAAPSLLRSFLTQRHAGRPARPVPLVTPQLPAQAADLAVTWYGHATALIEVDGYRILTDPVWSERVSPSPLVGPARLHPVPAPLSELPSVDAVIISHDHYDHLDAATVRALVAGQSAPFVVPVGIGAHLRHWGVPDQRIVELDWGGSVSLSELGRARDGEDLTITCVEARHFSGRGLIRNTTLWASWSLAGPTRRVYFGGDTGYTKAFAEAGTTLGPFDLTLLPIGAYDERWTDVHMNPEEAVRAHADLCAGDPTHGLLVPIHWATFNLAFHGWSEPVQRMVTAARAAGTIVAVPKPGERLDPDDLPSGQLWWKDIG; from the coding sequence ATGCGGATGCGACGAGTCGTCACCACGGCCGCGGGCGCGCTCGGTCTCACCTGGGTGGCGCGGGCGCTGTGGGGCCTGCCGACGGCGATGGGCGCCTCCATCTCGGCCATCCAGCCCTATGCGACGGGCTCCACCAGCTACCGCAACCGCCAATTCCACAACACCGAGCCCAGCAGCCAGATCGCGCCCGGTGCGGCGCCGTCGCTGCTGCGGTCGTTCCTCACCCAGCGTCATGCCGGTCGCCCGGCGCGGCCGGTGCCGCTGGTGACGCCGCAGCTGCCCGCGCAGGCCGCCGATCTGGCCGTCACCTGGTACGGGCACGCGACGGCGTTGATCGAGGTCGACGGCTACCGCATCCTCACCGACCCGGTGTGGAGCGAGCGGGTCTCGCCCTCGCCGCTGGTGGGTCCGGCCCGGCTGCATCCGGTGCCCGCGCCGCTGTCGGAGCTGCCGTCGGTGGACGCGGTGATCATCTCCCATGACCACTACGACCACCTCGATGCCGCCACCGTGCGGGCGCTGGTGGCCGGGCAGAGCGCGCCGTTCGTGGTGCCCGTCGGCATCGGTGCGCATCTGCGGCACTGGGGTGTGCCCGATCAGCGGATCGTCGAATTGGATTGGGGCGGTTCGGTTTCACTGTCCGAACTGGGTCGCGCCCGGGACGGCGAAGACCTGACCATCACCTGTGTGGAGGCGCGCCACTTCTCCGGCCGCGGCCTGATCCGCAACACCACGCTGTGGGCGTCGTGGTCGCTGGCCGGCCCGACCCGCCGGGTCTATTTCGGCGGCGACACCGGCTACACCAAGGCCTTCGCGGAGGCCGGAACCACGCTCGGTCCCTTCGATCTGACGCTGCTGCCGATCGGCGCCTACGACGAACGCTGGACCGATGTGCACATGAACCCGGAGGAGGCGGTGCGCGCGCACGCCGACCTGTGCGCCGGCGACCCCACCCACGGCCTGCTGGTGCCGATCCACTGGGCGACGTTCAATCTCGCCTTCCACGGGTGGTCGGAGCCGGTGCAGCGGATGGTGACGGCCGCGCGGGCGGCGGGCACCATCGTGGCGGTTCCGAAGCCGGGGGAGCGTCTGGATCCCGATGACCTGCCGTCCGGGCAGTTGTGGTGGAAAGATATCGGGTGA
- a CDS encoding antitoxin: MSLLDTLKGLVGKGQEAAAKNSDKINQAIDKGGEFIDQKTKGKYSDKIEKGKEAARKVVPPEQPGQQPGGGQVPPQA; encoded by the coding sequence ATGAGTCTGTTGGACACCTTGAAGGGCCTGGTCGGCAAGGGTCAGGAGGCTGCGGCCAAGAATTCGGACAAGATCAATCAAGCCATCGACAAGGGTGGCGAGTTCATTGATCAGAAGACGAAGGGCAAGTACTCCGACAAGATCGAGAAGGGCAAGGAAGCCGCCAGGAAGGTCGTTCCGCCGGAGCAGCCGGGTCAGCAGCCGGGTGGCGGCCAGGTGCCTCCGCAGGCCTGA
- a CDS encoding ATP-dependent DNA ligase: MNAGSRRRATDNGSRRSFRDAAGEPVIRIELSNLDKVLYPATGTTKGEVIAYYTAIAPAMLPHVAGRPVTRKRWPNGVEESSFFEKNLAEHAPDWLPRRAMRHSDRTVTYPLIDSEAGLAWIGQQASLEVHVPQWRFDGEHMGPATRLVFDLDPGPGAGLAECATVALEVRDMVDRIGLRAFPVTSGSKGIHLYVPLDRVLSPGGASTVAKQVATNLEKMHPELVTATMAKKVRTGKVFLDWSQNNPAKTTIAPYSMRGRAQPNVAAPRSWAEIEDRESLRHLRFDEVLARFQADGDLLAGLDPPISQAGASRPDPLSVYRSMRDPARTPEPVPAHPPTPGPGNRYVVQEHHARRLHWDVRLERDGVLVSWAVPKGPPTDTKENRLAVHTEDHPLEYLDFHGSIPKGEYGAGTMTIWDSGTYETEKWRDDEVIVVMRGERLHGRYALIRTGGKNWLMHLMKEQPAEGDGAAPSGNGRRAAKESAEVPERSGGADLPRGLAPMLATTGEVAELDPKEWAFETKWDGYRLILEFDHGTPTLRSRAGNIVTDRYPKIAALAEELAGHRVVLDGEAVVFDDNGVANLALLQADTRRAELVAFDLLYLDGTSLIRKRYSDRRRVLEALAATTSALSVPPQLEGTGEDALNASLEVGAEGVVAKRKDSVYLPGKRGHSWVKQRNWQTQQVLVGGYRGSAARPFASLLVGIPDNGKLIYVGRVGTGFSEDEMRALATRLQRRRRKTSPFVNEMSREETKDATWVTPEISGTVRFMNWTDSGRLWHPAWLGRAD; encoded by the coding sequence ATGAACGCCGGTTCCCGCCGCCGGGCCACGGACAACGGGTCGCGCCGCAGCTTCCGCGATGCGGCGGGCGAACCCGTCATTCGGATCGAACTGAGCAACCTCGACAAGGTGCTCTACCCGGCGACCGGGACCACCAAAGGCGAGGTCATCGCCTATTACACCGCGATTGCCCCCGCCATGCTGCCGCATGTGGCCGGCCGCCCGGTCACCCGGAAACGCTGGCCCAATGGCGTCGAGGAATCCTCCTTCTTCGAGAAGAACCTCGCCGAACATGCACCCGACTGGCTGCCCCGGCGGGCGATGCGCCATTCCGACCGCACCGTCACCTATCCGCTGATCGATTCCGAAGCCGGCCTGGCCTGGATCGGCCAGCAGGCCTCGCTGGAAGTGCATGTGCCGCAATGGCGTTTCGACGGCGAGCACATGGGCCCGGCCACCCGGCTGGTCTTCGATCTCGATCCGGGCCCCGGCGCCGGGCTGGCCGAATGCGCCACGGTGGCGCTCGAGGTGCGCGATATGGTCGACCGGATCGGGTTGCGCGCGTTCCCGGTCACCAGTGGTAGCAAGGGAATTCACCTGTATGTGCCGCTGGACCGGGTGCTGAGCCCGGGCGGTGCGTCCACCGTCGCCAAGCAGGTCGCCACCAATCTGGAGAAAATGCATCCCGAACTCGTCACGGCGACGATGGCGAAGAAGGTGCGCACCGGAAAGGTCTTCCTGGACTGGAGTCAGAACAATCCGGCCAAGACCACCATCGCGCCGTACTCGATGCGCGGGCGCGCGCAGCCCAACGTTGCCGCGCCGCGCAGCTGGGCGGAGATCGAGGACCGGGAATCGTTGCGGCACCTACGCTTCGACGAGGTGCTGGCCCGTTTCCAAGCCGACGGTGATCTGTTGGCGGGGCTCGATCCGCCGATCTCGCAGGCCGGTGCCTCCCGGCCGGACCCGCTGAGCGTCTACCGGTCCATGCGCGACCCCGCGCGCACGCCGGAACCCGTGCCCGCGCACCCGCCGACGCCCGGGCCCGGCAACCGCTACGTCGTCCAGGAGCATCACGCCCGCCGCCTGCACTGGGATGTGCGGCTGGAACGCGACGGCGTGCTGGTGTCGTGGGCCGTGCCGAAGGGCCCACCCACCGACACCAAGGAGAACCGCCTCGCCGTGCACACCGAGGACCATCCGCTGGAGTACCTCGATTTCCACGGCTCCATTCCGAAGGGTGAGTACGGCGCCGGAACCATGACGATCTGGGACTCGGGCACCTACGAGACCGAGAAGTGGCGCGACGACGAAGTGATCGTGGTGATGCGCGGCGAACGGTTGCACGGCCGATACGCGCTGATCCGCACCGGCGGCAAGAACTGGCTGATGCACCTCATGAAGGAGCAGCCGGCCGAAGGTGACGGGGCCGCGCCGTCTGGCAATGGACGGCGAGCGGCGAAAGAGTCCGCCGAAGTGCCCGAGCGATCTGGTGGTGCGGACCTACCCCGCGGGCTCGCGCCGATGCTCGCCACCACGGGCGAGGTCGCCGAACTGGATCCGAAGGAATGGGCCTTCGAAACCAAATGGGACGGCTACCGGCTCATCCTCGAATTCGACCACGGCACACCCACATTGCGCAGCCGGGCGGGCAATATCGTCACCGACCGATACCCGAAGATCGCCGCCTTGGCCGAGGAATTGGCCGGGCATCGTGTAGTGCTCGACGGTGAAGCGGTCGTGTTCGACGACAACGGTGTCGCCAATCTGGCTCTGCTGCAGGCCGATACCCGCCGCGCCGAACTCGTCGCCTTCGATCTGCTCTACCTCGACGGCACCTCGCTGATCCGCAAACGCTACAGCGACCGGCGCCGGGTGCTCGAGGCGCTCGCCGCCACGACATCAGCGCTGTCGGTCCCGCCACAGCTCGAGGGCACCGGCGAAGACGCGCTCAACGCCAGCCTCGAGGTGGGTGCCGAAGGTGTCGTCGCCAAGCGCAAGGACTCGGTCTACCTGCCGGGCAAACGCGGCCACTCCTGGGTCAAACAGCGCAACTGGCAAACCCAGCAGGTGCTCGTCGGCGGCTACCGGGGCAGCGCGGCGCGACCGTTCGCCTCTTTGCTGGTCGGGATCCCCGACAACGGGAAACTCATCTACGTCGGCCGAGTCGGCACCGGATTCAGCGAGGACGAGATGCGCGCGCTCGCCACACGGCTGCAGCGCCGCCGCCGCAAGACCAGCCCGTTCGTCAACGAGATGTCGCGCGAGGAAACCAAGGACGCGACCTGGGTGACACCGGAGATATCGGGCACGGTCCGATTCATGAACTGGACCGACAGCGGGCGGCTGTGGCATCCGGCCTGGTTGGGGCGGGCCGACTGA
- a CDS encoding antitoxin — MDFKNLADKAMDLAAKNADKVDAVIDKAGDIVDQKTGGKYADKVDTAQEAAKNAVRKQQG; from the coding sequence GTGGATTTCAAGAACCTGGCCGACAAGGCGATGGACCTGGCGGCGAAGAACGCCGACAAGGTCGATGCCGTGATCGACAAGGCCGGTGACATCGTCGACCAGAAGACCGGTGGCAAGTACGCCGACAAGGTCGACACCGCACAGGAAGCCGCGAAGAACGCCGTGCGCAAGCAGCAGGGCTGA
- a CDS encoding WXG100 family type VII secretion target — MSTLKADPEAIKATEPGFQSLSTQVADALSTLKSALDAEGECWGADEIGQSFAGNYTPGAEKALKAVEILSTTLSAMGSGATNTATSLESQDQAIADALGKGE; from the coding sequence ATGAGCACCTTGAAGGCCGATCCGGAAGCGATCAAGGCCACCGAGCCGGGGTTCCAGAGCCTGTCCACCCAGGTGGCCGATGCCCTGAGCACCCTGAAGTCCGCGCTGGACGCCGAGGGCGAATGCTGGGGCGCCGACGAGATCGGACAGAGCTTCGCCGGCAACTACACTCCGGGCGCCGAGAAGGCGCTCAAGGCGGTGGAGATCCTGAGCACCACGCTGTCCGCGATGGGCTCGGGCGCCACGAACACGGCCACCTCGCTGGAGAGCCAGGACCAGGCGATCGCCGACGCACTGGGCAAGGGCGAATAG